Genomic window (Magnolia sinica isolate HGM2019 chromosome 10, MsV1, whole genome shotgun sequence):
cctcaagtagcttatcttgatttctacttattaaactgaagtgattaagtaactttaaataaaaaggttacttataattgatcataaaccaaacttacttatctcaaataagttacttatctactgtttaagtagaaaaagtaacttatttagtggtatccaaacgggcccttagaaaAAAGGTAAGTCTCTAACAACTTACAGAGTTCCTGCGAATGTGGTGCTGAGATAAGCTTGGTCTTCAGGGAAGAACCTAGCCAACCCGAAATCTCCAATTTTCGGTTGGAATTTCTCATCAAGGAGTATGTTGCTTGCCTTGATGTCTCTATGAACAATCCTTAGATGTGAATCCTCGTGAAGATACTGCAATCCTCGAGCAATGCCTAGAATAATTTGGAACCGACTCTTCCAGTTCAAGAACTGGGTGCTTTTGCCTGTTCCATGGAAAGTAGtaaagaaaataatcaaatgtGAGCTGATATTTACACCCTACCCTTTTGAGCATACATCccttttttctacttttggtgTTAGATCAGTACAAAAGGCAGACTTCTCTAATACCAAAGTAGTAAAAGGCAGTATGCATCAAAAGTGGGGCTGTAAATAGTTGCTGGGTTCCCTATGCAATGCATGATTTTCATGTCTCCTTAccaagggcgtgtttggttgcaccaaattttatGAAATATCATGAAGTTCTGCGGCAAGTGAGACCAATTTATCATGGTATTTGgttcaaccaaacacaccctaagaagTTCGAAACAGGGAACTGTTTAAAAAAGAAAGGGGGAAAACTGAAAACTTGGAGcggaaagatttttttttttttttttttctcaaaggtGAGAAACACACACACTACCACCCCATGCACGGATATGAGACAcactgtctaccactgagccaagaGAAGAGACCCCTCGGAGCAGAAAGATAAATAGATAGAAAGGTATGAAGATAGATGCAGACCGTAAACTATCGCATCCAAGCTTCCATTCTTCATATACTCATATACAAGCAGTCTCTGAGACCCATCTGAGCAACACCCAATAAGGCGTACCAAGTTCTTGTGCTGGATGCTTGTTATCAACCTCACCTCTGAAAGGAATTCTGATTCACCTTGTTGTGATTTCTCCAAAGCCAGTTTCTTTACTGCAATCATCCTCCCATCTTCTAAAACTCCCTGTCCCCAAACAACTTCATTAGAAAAGCTAGAAAGGAGAAGAATAGAATTCAAAAATCATGCACGagctttctcatttttttctccgAACCTTGTAGACTGGCCCgaatcctcctcttccaagctggTTCCTGGAACAGAAATTCCCTGTTGCTTTCTTCAGTGTCCGGTAGTCGAAGTAGCTTATCGTTCGAAGGTTACCACTAAAGAAATCTGGTGCTGCTAACACAAAGTGCAATCTTATGGCCTCACTGAATATGTTATTTCCGGGTAAGGAATGCTACTTTGATGCATGAACTCCATGGAGTTCAATGAAGTGCAACAAACATCTCAACTATACATGTGGTCTACATGTGTATGCTGCCAAGATTCAGgactgttgatttggtgggccaacaAGCAATGGTCCTAATCACAAAAAGCAAAGCAACTGTACTGTGGTGGCCATATGATCCGAAGCCTGTAAAAGGGGTGGtttaattaacaaaaaaaaaaaaagaagctgttCATGTTTATGTGGAAATTTTCATAGATAAGAAGGTGAGAGTTGTCCAATCACTACAAATTTTGGTGTATCCCATTCACTTGGTGGGGCACCAGATCAATAGTCCTGATCACCACATGTTTTTTTGCCATGAATACAGCAGGGAAGAAATACCATAGAACTCCTACACAGCATATATTATGCATTACCTCGAACTGCTTTGGATGGGACCAGCATCTTCTTCAACTTCCCAGGTTTGATGAATTTCCAGAAAATGACTATTAGAATTAAACAGACCACAACGAGTATTATCCCTCCTAGGACAAACATTAGTGGTATGTTGCTGTGTTTTGATGGAGACGAGCTCTCTATAGGAAGGAGTGTAGATGGTGGTGAACTTGCTGCATGATTTACATGAATTACTATCAGAGATACTGAATAATAGAAGTCAAGCAAATAAGCTATGACTAGTTCAATTTGTAAAGAATGAGAAGTTGTCATATCACAAATAAGACTGTTTGTTGTCAGCTTATAACTGTCACCTACTCCTCCATGAAATTTGAAAAGctatggtgtgtttggatgctcaattgaattgaactGCAACACACATGATTCATCGTAGAGGAAATTACcaacattataattcaaaatgacaacatgattcattttttccaaTTGGCTGAGCTCAGTTCTGAATTTGAGCCTGAAAGAACATGATCCAGACCTAGGCCTGAATTTCAGGCCTGATAAACAAATGGCTGGGATAAGCTGACCTGACCTGGTCCATGAGCATTCCTACAAATGACCCAATTCGAGCGGTGCTGACTCATCCTCCTCTCATGCGGCATTCACGCAcggctatccaaaccatccaaatagtggggaATGCTGTGGGTGGAACGTATCTCTAAAATGACACTGATCAAACAATCCTTACCATCACTGTTGGATACTAAATTAATGGCTAGGGGGCGTTTGGCACATGATATTagataggattaggtgggatggaattgcatttagtcccatgcaaATTCTATCAGGCGTTTGGGAAGGATGGGAaaggatgggattaggtgggatggaattgcatttggtcccaagcCAGATttctgtggattttgaaatccactacacatgtgggccccacattgatgcatgtgtttatccatgccgtccatccatatacacccttTATAcctgacattctggttatatgtGTGTACAAGTAAATGACATCCATTATGAATTTGGTTAGttgattacaattctatggtccaccaaacaggattttgcttaatccattgTTTTCCCCTTGTAGCAAGAATTTattccaaacatgggattggatggccaaaataccatggtatttcaagATATATGCAATATCTgtgtaataatggtgttaatcccatctaatattaattcaataccatttaatcccaccgACCATTTAATCCCCATGAGCGGTTTCTAAGGGTAAACTCAGATGGTCACCTTCATCTTCTCAATGcggctatccagaccattcaaattgtggggcaCTTTGTGGGtagagcatatctctaaaatcacactgatcaagcaatcctaaccatcaattatggctatcaaaatggatggatcaaGGTAGGGAGGTGGTTTCCAAgggcaaaatcagatggtcaGTTTCATCTTCTCTCTATGGATATCGAGACCGTCCAAACTGTGGGGCTCGTTGTG
Coding sequences:
- the LOC131217233 gene encoding cold-responsive protein kinase 1-like, encoding MPRSMPSPTSSPPSTLLPIESSSPSKHSNIPLMFVLGGIILVVVCLILIVIFWKFIKPGKLKKMLVPSKAVRAPDFFSGNLRTISYFDYRTLKKATGNFCSRNQLGRGGFGPVYKGVLEDGRMIAVKKLALEKSQQGESEFLSEVRLITSIQHKNLVRLIGCCSDGSQRLLVYEYMKNGSLDAIVYGKSTQFLNWKSRFQIILGIARGLQYLHEDSHLRIVHRDIKASNILLDEKFQPKIGDFGLARFFPEDQAYLSTTFAGTLGYTAPEYAIRGELSEKADIYSFGVLVLEIVSCRKNTDHTLPSEMQYLPEYAWKLYERSRVIDLVDPNLQQDGFVEKDILQAINVSLLCLQPYPSLRPPMSEIVALLTCKVEMVATPMKPAFLDQRRCKDEHLSWEIISGGFPSPLPSDSPSFPQPEKSTSTSSS